The DNA window ACCAGCGCTGATGATGCGGCCAATATCGGCGGTAGTGCCCCTATGGGCACTACCGCCGATATGCGTCTAGGCGTAGATGCTGTCCGGACTGAAGTGCTCCGACACGCTGTAGAGCAGGCCGTAGCAGGCGTGGATGTCGTCCTTCGCCAGGCCGCCGGGCTGTAGCCACTGGTCGGCGATCTTCGCCCATCCGTCGGGCCCGTGCGCCTCGTCGGCGTAACTGCTCACGATGGCGGCCAGGTGCTCGGCGACCTCGGTGTAGCGGTCGGGGGAGTCCACCCAACGGCGCAGGACGGCGGCCATCTGGTCGCGGGCCTCGACGTGGACCCGCTTCGGGTTCGGGCCGGTCGCGCGCATCTCGTCGGGGTTGTGGTCGTTCGGCTTGTACGGCCAGAGATTCAGGCCGTTGCCGAAAATCCAGACGTGCGGCAGCAGTTCGGATTCCCACGAACCGGGCCGTCCGGCGGTCATCGCGCGGACGGCGAACCGGTAGCCGCTCTGGCGGTAGGTGTCTCCGGGCTCGCTGGCGCGTTCGCGGATCTCGTGGTGCACCTGTTCCAGCGCGGAGGCCAGGGAGCCGATCGCCTTCCGGCCGGCGGCCGCCAGCGCGGCGCGCAGCTGCTCGCGGTCCTCGTCCAGTGGCTCAAGCACGGGCCGGACGGGGCCGAACTCGCGCACGATGTCGTCGTATGGCCGGTGTTCCAGGAGTTTGGTCGTGCTGGTCGGGTCGAATCCGCGGTACAGCCCCTCGGGCCCGCCCTCGCGGTGCCATCCCTGGTTGTGCGAGTCCACCACCCGGTAGGGCTGCTCGGTGTCGGTCATGCGCTCGATCGTGCCACCGATCGCCGACACGTACCCGCCGATCAGACCCCGGTTCTGGCCGAACGGCGGCCGCGACGATACGGTGAACCGGCAGATCCCGCCGGGCCCGACGCAACCGGTAGGGGTCCAGGTGGCAAGCCAACGACAGTTGGCGCGGCAGCCCTGTTCGTCTCGTACGCGGTGACGAACGAACTCAGCTGATTAGGCGGCTTCGAGATGTCCTACCTAATCAAAACCCAAAATCCCTGATCAACTCCCGCGTACCCTGAACTACCGGATTAGGTGGCTACGGCGTGTCCTACCTAATCAATCGCGAGTTGGGGGGCAGACTGCTGGCCATGGACACCGAGGTCGATGACTGGACCGACGTAGACACGCTGCCGTTCGCATTCGAGGAACACTGGTTGCCGCGCCGGCCTCTGGCTGGCACCAGCAAGCACGGCGGCTACTACCGCATGTCCAGGGAAGCGGCGTTGGAGCGTCCGTACATCGAGGCCAACCCTCTGGTGATGAAAAGCCTGATCATCACCGATCACGACGGCGGCCGCGCCGATGAGATCGTGGGCCTGGCCGGTCTGCCGCCACCGAGCTATATCGCGATGAACCCGCACCTGCGCAACGGGCACATCGTGTATGCGCTGGCCACACCGGTGGTGCTCACGAACGCGGCGCACCGGCGGCCGGTCAACCTGCTGTCCAGGGTCGAATCCGGGCTCAACAACATGTTGGGCGGGGATGTGGCCTACGGGGGCCGCACCACCAAGAATCCGCGGCACCAAGAGCACCTGCCGCTGTGGGGCCCGGACCACGCGGTGTACTCGCTGAAGGAACTCGCCGATCCGTTGGAACGGCTCGGCGCGC is part of the Nocardia wallacei genome and encodes:
- a CDS encoding replication initiation protein; this translates as MSYLINRELGGRLLAMDTEVDDWTDVDTLPFAFEEHWLPRRPLAGTSKHGGYYRMSREAALERPYIEANPLVMKSLIITDHDGGRADEIVGLAGLPPPSYIAMNPHLRNGHIVYALATPVVLTNAAHRRPVNLLSRVESGLNNMLGGDVAYGGRTTKNPRHQEHLPLWGPDHAVYSLKELADPLERLGALPKWAGARERRAKLATTDTGRNVEIFEVTRKWSYPKRGDYTDLGRWESAVSDYAWDRNVELIGSCFTKGPLLFPEVHQIARSISRWTWRHIRRSFAEEQARRGKISAEKAGPEELARRGRKGGQTMTDKRRKAIAETNRRRGSRLDIDAILADALEG